The following proteins come from a genomic window of Pieris napi chromosome 15, ilPieNapi1.2, whole genome shotgun sequence:
- the LOC125056463 gene encoding cytochrome P450 6k1-like, with amino-acid sequence MVVALVLLFSIFVLFLIYLNGKYNENYWKRRNIKFYPKNKVTGLFWDYVTKDKSFFENFRELYREYRNDIAVGFGAFLTPALFIVEPTNIQHVLSTDFNAFNHRGIDVNERDKLADNILFMKGNRWKLMRQAMTPLFTVSKLKSMYYIIDKSAADFVILLKNNPNLWESKTFDTISSFSSAAIGAAVFGVSTNSIFDSPFLNMARDAFKSTLITDLKFALANISTSLFETLDIAIFKDHEMFFIHAIKQVLREREKENKKKHDFADLCIQIQNAGIMIDKDTGLQLEPTDELLAAQAFFFFIAGVEPTASVIFSTLIELGQHPEYLERLHKEIDITFDKCNNKMSYEIIGEMKFLDMVFSETLRLHPPIGFLRRQCIQDSMLPVGNLKVEKGTRIFTPVYEIHHDEKYHPDPEVFNPERFSPENKHNISDTTYMPFGRGNRICAGMRYATLQTKAGIIHLLRHFSVKAIIKEGGIRYRKQPVQVRLDNVDIKFIPRTL; translated from the coding sequence ATGGTTGTGGCTCTAGTTTtactttttagtattttcGTCTTGTTTCTAATTTACCTTAATGGCAAATACAATGAAAATTATTGGAAGAggagaaatattaaattttatccaAAAAACAAAGTAACTGGACTCTTTTGGGATTATGTGACAAAGgataaatcattttttgaaaactttcgTGAGCTATATAGAGAATACAGAAATGATATAGCGGTTGGATTTGGCGCATTTTTAACACCAGCTCTATTCATTGTAGAACCAACTAATATTCAGCATGTATTATCTACAGATTTCAATGCTTTTAACCACCGAGGTATTGATGTGAATGAAAGGGATAAACTGGCGGATAATATACTCTTCATGAAAGGCAACCGTTGGAAGTTGATGCGTCAAGCGATGACACCCCTATTTACTGTATCGAAATTAAAGTCGATGTACTACATAATTGATAAAAGTGCTGCTGATTTTGTAATACTTCTTAAAAATAACCCTAACCTTTGGGAGTCCAAAACATTTGATACTATCTCGTCATTTTCCAGCGCTGCAATAGGCGCTGCTGTCTTCGGTGTTTCTACGAACTCTATTTTCGATTCTCCCTTTCTCAATATGGCCCGGGACGCATTTAAGTCCACGTTGATCACTGATCTTAAGTTTGCCCTAGCAAATATCAGTACATCATTATTCGAAACCCTAGACATTGCAATTTTTAAAGATcatgaaatgttttttatccATGCAATCAAGCAAGTACTAAGGGAACGAGAAAAGGAaaacaaaaagaaacatgattttGCCGATTTGTGTATCCAGATACAAAATGCTGGAATAATGATCGACAAAGACACAGGTCTTCAATTAGAACCTACAGACGAACTTTTAGCAGCTCAagcattctttttttttattgctggcGTTGAACCAACTGCTTCGGTAATATTTTCTACTTTGATTGAATTAGGACAGCATCCCGAATATTTAGAAAGGCTTCACAAAGAAATCGATATTACATTCGATAAgtgcaataataaaatgtctTATGAAATTATCGGTGAAATGAAATTTCTTGATATGGTGTTTTCTGAGACATTGCGATTACATCCGCCAATAGGTTTCTTAAGAAGACAATGTATTCAAGATTCTATGCTTCCAGTTGGTAATTTAAAAGTAGAAAAAGGAACTAGAATATTTACTCCCGTATATGAGATTCATCATGATGAAAAATATCACCCCGATCCCGAAGTGTTCAATCCAGAAAGATTTTCTCCTGAGAATAAGCATAATATATCTGATACAACATATATGCCGTTCGGAAGAGGAAATAGGATTTGTGCAGGTATGCGGTATGCAACCCTTCAAACAAAAGCTGGTATCATTCATTTACTGCGACATTTCTCTGTGAAAGCTATTATAAAGGAAGGAGGGATAAGATATCGCAAACAACCTGTGCAAGTGAGGCTTGATAATGTTGACATTAAGTTTATCCCAAGAACACTGTAG
- the LOC125056796 gene encoding MATH and LRR domain-containing protein PFE0570w-like, protein MHIAVAILVFQCTLSRSIKVPVTWDNDSEVKPVNQDKHNEYFHYSANKPHFAVEVAQFHNVKSPENHYESYPINPHTGLNKPQFGKHQMLNSEHKNYKPYQEYVKQDYGHVKPITNYYEVYHPYEAEVPALQSIYRDPILNKIRNDVVDAKNRLQKYEHDAGESDVHKDEYLESPDSIDKKKVPHKNIPVQYEIHRPVRRPIYYQRVPIHSNREHILNQKLRHPWSQSYAKVTPMHYHPLKHNLHQLRQQHSLTYDDSKNEYPQIMPPEQYAEKPEGYDIYEKGKENYKNIRNGFEESINNAVLKNRPIVMDNLELQKDDHASNTEEDENEEFIPIKNYAQVRKTTTFRHLPKSAAYEDADNLEEIQNAPRLREAIKSSKNQVVYSEEGYEDSAYDHAGEQKHASDHEGHGGFLTENEASKGKYKIPTIDTGFTDEGKTSSRDQILHGEKWNDEHSEDLDENDSEDYSENENDYSERNDAQAPDNDNISERNKRESNNTNPVNENLSDHDLSKREVNLNLSSTKEDGTNENTNLSRQNIEISMNKYPYYFNSLKALDKNSPLRYSENLNLIPNKTKDNSAFYNSRLNHICPEVEKEVNPIPDKFDNDEVSQDSEGENHNNDEKGEEEFKKFKDKQRLEGLGDKIDCFKKKYFGPEPLDSPFFTESLIKNPQPLELINSSIFSADKLEKHLINQQKNKEKTFSNGLYGSNTFDDLTKNQSNSFNKKNNTIITKLRKKRGVTFMYEPYKVIKDSQATDSKKFPTSSNISPVIRKLQTRQTVDTSNNQKYYKDIGKNERPLNEQDFIDVSKDLRRGEPRYEIDLKNHRTQYSPVENKTSMSIEDYKEKTANKNDKTKINFEPSSNRPQSITFKYIPRTVTTQNIAASNIISKTIQSTTIKPQNKEEEDIDADYEEYEDESDEITEEKEFRETTSTTTSTTKPKLIKRIHLAPTAKPKEDEKSNSMKLQLTTRFHTSTTDAAPIHVYPPEHSEQLIRTPNYREKKKKTTKSTLVTDTESYGDDTDDMRREEIDAMIGIKQDMDEYTPTYEKENKHSDSTKKHKNSYEKVIDDQLRENDENQEEEDDDDDSSEEDEYGDGEDDEDDEDDEDDLDVIDNNQENKNHKLKETTPLPDKRGNIQVTTSEPTKRTLIKTTEPTSTTEVLYGDIQPTVYRKKVEIHKELPVNKTSPHVTHYKQDIKEVEIIKEVDRPHIPNNNHPGSLNLYKDESLAREINNLGDIDVFNDNIDFENGPKHGGNYRNVEHNANPDSDVETSQSQSKKIIEPETSTIKPRNQNYRNKESKRLEKSDMAKSTSRSRNIDRRRKTNRFNTEKSAKLIELQDEDNNGDNVENYNVYKGNSKADSRYNNEPMHGGNYRSAKITLHKNNQDTTTESSTTKRILKQRNRKTEAEVLNAYARAATEITTIPAFILDPSKRMYYYLED, encoded by the coding sequence ATGCACATTGCCGTCGCGATCTTAGTATTTCAGTGTACGCTCAGTAGAAGTATAAAAGTACCTGTGACCTGGGACAATGACAGTGAAGTGAAACCAGTGAACCAAGACAAACACAATGAATATTTCCACTATTCAGCCAATAAACCACATTTCGCCGTTGAAGTAGCACAGTTCCATAATGTTAAGTCTCCAGAAAATCATTATGAATCGTATCCAATCAACCCACACACAGGTCTTAATAAACCACAATTTGGAAAACACCAGATGCTTAATAGTGagcataaaaattataaaccatATCAAGAATACGTAAAACAAGATTATGGACATGTCAAGCCAATTACCAATTATTATGAAGTTTATCACCCTTATGAAGCAGAGGTCCCAGCGCTTCAATCTATTTATAGAGAtcctatattaaataaaattagaaatgatGTAGTTGATGCGAAAAATAGGCTTCAGAAATATGAGCATGATGCTGGAGAATCCGATGTTCATAAAGACGAATATTTAGAAAGTCCAGAttctatagataaaaaaaaggtacCACACAAAAATATACCTGTTCAGTATGAAATCCACAGGCCAGTTAGACGACCAATTTATTACCAACGGGTACCTATTCATAGTAATCgagaacatattttaaaccaaaaaCTAAGACATCCCTGGAGCCAAAGTTATGCTAAAGTTACTCCTATGCATTACCATCCCTTAAAACATAACTTACATCAGTTACGACAGCAACATTCACTCACATATGATGATAGCAAAAACGAATATCCACAAATTATGCCTCCTGAACAGTATGCTGAAAAACCTGAGGGTTACGATATCTATGAGAAaggaaaagaaaattataaaaatattaggaaTGGATTTGAGGAATCCATAAATAACGCGGTTCTTAAAAACAGACCAATAGTGATGGACAATTTAGAATTACAAAAAGACGATCATGCATCTAATACCGAAGAGGACGAAAATGAAGAGTTTAtaccaataaaaaactatgcTCAAGTGCGAAAAACTACTACATTTAGGCATCTACCAAAATCAGCTGCTTATGAAGATGCAGACAATTTAGAAGAAATACAAAACGCTCCAAGATTAAGGGAAGCCATAAAAAGTAGTAAAAATCAAGTTGTTTATTCTGAAGAAGGGTACGAAGATTCCGCTTATGATCACGCAGGTGAACAGAAACATGCATCTGATCACGAAGGGCACGGTGGTTTCTTAACGGAAAATGAAGCTAGcaaaggaaaatataaaattccaaCTATTGATACTGGGTTTACCGATGAAGGTAAAACTAGTTCTAGAGATCAGATACTACACGGTGAAAAATGGAACGATGAACATTCTGAAGACTTAGACGAAAATGACTCGGAAGATTATtctgaaaatgaaaatgattACTCTGAAAGAAATGATGCACAAGCACCTGATAATGACAATATAAGTGAAAGAAATAAACGTGAAAGTAATAATACGAACCCTGTGAATGAAAACTTATCTGATCATGATTTATCAAAAAGGGAAGTGAATTTGAACTTATCAAGTACGAAAGAAGATGGAACAAATGAAAACACAAATCTATCTCGTCAAAACATTGAAATCTCTATGAATAAGTATCCGTATTATTTCAATAGTTTGAAGGCTCTAGATAAAAATTCACCTCTACGCTACTCCGAAAACCTCAATCTTATccctaataaaacaaaagacaacaGCGCATTCTACAATTCAAGACTAAATCATATATGTCCTGAAGTTGAAAAAGAAGTAAATCCAATACCAGATAAATTTGATAACGATGAAGTTTCTCAAGATAGCGAAGGTGAAAATCATAATAATGATGAAAAAGGAGaggaagaatttaaaaaattcaaagacAAACAACGGTTGGAAGGGTTAGGAGATAAAATAGattgttttaagaaaaaatattttggaccAGAACCATTAGACAGTCCATTTTTTACcgaaagtttaattaaaaatccacAACCTTTAGAACTAATAAATTCAAGCATATTTTCTGCAGATAAACtagaaaaacatttaattaatcaacagaaaaataaagaaaaaacattttctaacGGTCTGTATGGAAGTAACACCTTTGACGATTTGACAAAAAATCAAAGcaattcttttaataaaaaaaataatacgatAATAACGAAACTTAGAAAAAAGAGAGGGGTAACATTTATGTATGAACCATATAAGGTCATAAAGGATAGTCAAGCAACAGATTCTAAAAAGTTCCCAACTTCAAGCAATATTAGCCCTGTTATAAGAAAACTGCAAACAAGACAAACTGTTGACACGAGTAATAATCAAAAGTACTATAAAGATATTGGTAAAAATGAAAGACCTCTAAATGAACAAGATTTCATTGATGTTAGTAAAGACCTACGAAGAGGTGAACCGCGGTATGAAATAGATCTAAAAAATCATCGAACACAATATAGTCctgttgaaaataaaacttcaatGTCTATAGAAGACTATAAAGAAAAGACAGCTAACAAAAACGataaaacgaaaataaacTTTGAGCCATCATCGAACCGACCACAATCTatcacatttaaatatattccaCGGACTGTGACTACCCAAAACATTgcagctagtaatataatatcaaaaaccATTCAGTCAACAACAATTAAACCTCaaaataaagaagaagaagatatTGATGCCGATTACGAAGAATATGAGGATGAAAGCGATGAAATAACAGAGGAAAAAGAATTTCGTGAAACGACAAGTACAACCACAAGTACTACAAAACCAAAACTGATTAAGAGAATTCATTTAGCACCTACAGCTAAACCTAAAGAAGATGAAAAATCTAACTCGATGAAACTTCAGCTTACTACCCGGTTTCATACTTCAACAACAGATGCCGCACCCATACATGTATATCCTCCTGAACATAGTGAACAACTTATAAGGACACCAAATTACAgagaaaagaagaagaaaacaACAAAGAGTACGCTTGTCACAGATACAGAATCTTACGGTGATGACACTGATGATATGAGAAGAGAAGAAATTGATGCTATGATAGGTATAAAACAAGACATGGATGAATATACACCAAcatatgaaaaagaaaataaacacaGCGACAGTACCAAGAAGCATAAGAACTCCTACGAAAAAGTAATTGATGACCAACTACGAGAAAATGATGAAAAccaagaagaagaagatgatgatgatgattctAGCGAAGAAGATGAATATGGTGATGGCGAAGACGACGAAGACGACGAAGATGACGAAGATGACTTAGATGTAATTGACAATAATCAAGAAAACAAAAACCACAAATTGAAAGAAACTACTCCTCTACCAGACAAACGAGGCAACATTCAAGTAACTACATCGGAACCAACAAAAAGAACTCTAATAAAAACCACTGAACCAACATCAACCACAGAAGTCTTGTATGGTGACATACAACCAACAGTTTATCGTAAAAAAGTTGAAATCCATAAAGAATTGCCTGTCAATAAAACATCACCACATGTGACACACTATAAACAGGATATAAAAGAAgtagaaattattaaagaagtaGACCGCCCACATAtacctaataataatcatCCTGGCTCGCTAAATCTTTACAAAGACGAAAGTTTAGctagagaaataaataatttgggtGATATTGATGTGTTCAATGACAATatagattttgaaaatggTCCAAAACACGGAGGTAATTACAGAAATGTTGAGCACAACGCAAATCCAGATAGTGATGTTGAAACATCTCAATCtcaatcaaaaaaaataattgaaccTGAAACATCAACAATTAAGCCGAGAAATCAGAATTATCGTAATAAAGAATCAAAAAGATTAGAAAAAAGTGATATGGCTAAGTCGACGTCAAGATCGCGGAACATAGATCGTAGACGAAAAACAAATAGATTCAACACAGAAAAAAGTGCAAAACTCATAGAACTACAAGATGAAGATAATAATGGCGATAATGTAGAAAATTACAATGTATATAAGGGAAACTCTAAAGCCGATTCGAGATATAATAATGAACCCATGCATGGGGGAAATTATAGAAGTGCAAAGATTACCTTACATAAGAATAATCAGGATACTACAACAGAAAGCAGCACGACAAAGAGAATTCTTAAACAACGAAATAGAAAAACAGAAGCAGAAGTATTGAACGCCTACGCAAGAGCAGCGACTGAAATCACTACAATACCTGCTTTCATTTTGGATCCAAGTAAAAGAATGTACTATTATCTAGAAGACTAG